From the genome of Nitrospirota bacterium:
ACGTAGCGATATAGACAGGTGTATCCTTACTATGGCTTGTCTTGCTCGTCCCGTGCCGTTCTCTCTGGGCGTTAAGGAAGTTTGTAGCATCTGTATCTGTATAGTCTATCGCTTCATCTTCTATCATGATTGTTCTCACATAAGCCCCATTCGGATCAGGGAATCCTGAGGTTGAATAAACAGGGATGGTTGTGGCAGCCGCACCAATATTTGCCGATAGTTTATTTTGTGTGAGCCATGTTATTGAGTAGGTAAATGTCCCTATGGTATTTCCATCTATATCTTTTACAGCAGGAGGAGTTGGTGGTGAGGCGCTTCCATCCCAGTTCGTCTGCTGGTATAGCCACCTCATCGCCCACTCCCTTCCTGACTCTACTGCAAAGAAGACCTCAGAGGACTTAACCTCTTTGGTTGATACAGTTGTGCTTGTTGCCATCATAGAGACGAACATAGCGCCTAAAAAGCCGAGCACGATTATCAGGAACACCGCAGCAATGAGCGCCGCACCATTTTCGTTTTTACCTTTTGGGGACAGTCCCGAATCTAATCCCTCCTTGCCCCCCTTTACTAAAGGGGGGATGGGGGGATTAAAACAAGTCTCTGATAAATATCCTTGTCTTCGCATCGTTATTCCCCACCTTGAGTGCTACTTCTATATACGCAATCTGATTCACCGTTGAGGTTTCATTCCCATCTATATCATAGTATTTAAACTGGAGGCTCTGGACATTGGTAGCAAGGTTACTCGATGTCCCGTTAAGTGTAAATACGAGTGGGTCACCTGCATTTCCTGACCATGAGAAACTTATCAAATCACCCTGTGAGTCATCTGGTGGATTTGAGATATTGGAACTCCTGAATTCTAAGGTTGTCACCGTGAATGTAGTTATCACTGGTATCCTCGATGGAAGGGGAGATGGGTTATCATCCGCCCTTATCTCCCTGAGTTCCCTCGCTATTCTTTCGAGTGCGGTCTGTCCATGAACCTGGCTCTCTGATATATCCCTCCCTGTTGTGTATGACCTCACCAACTCGGCGATCATAAGAGCAGATATACTGGCGATTATACCGAGTATGATAATAAGTATAACGAGTTCTATTAATGTAAAACCCCTGTTATTGTTCATCGTCAACTATCCGTAACAACTGCTACAAGTCTCACATTATAACTTCCGCCCCATCTGACCGTTACCTGTATAAGTTTATATCCTGTATCTGATCCAGAATAAGTCGGGTTTACGAGGTTTGAATCCACATAGGCGATATCTATCTTCTCCTCAAATTTTTCATAAGGGGATGGAAGTGCTGTCCATGTGCCTTCTCCAACATTTAATGCTATATCTGTATATCCTAACCTCATCTTCATAGCAATAAGCCTCTCAATCCTCTGCTGTGCAAACTCTACCGCCTGTGCTATCTGCACAGGGTCTGCCCCTTTACTGAGCCCTGTCATAAACATCATATAAAAACCTGTAGCGACTATACCAACGATAATCACTGTTATTATCATCTCTATGAGAGAAAAACCCTTTTCATTATTCACTTTATTGCACATACACCATACCTGTCTGAGAGACAACATTTATGCTCTTCTTGCCCCCATTGAGTGTGACTGTAAGTGAGCTATTCGGGACACCCTTACTATCAAACCTCACATAACCGGCAGTATCTACGGTTATGCCATCAAAGACCCCTGTATTAAGGTTTATTATCATAGAGTCATTTGTTTGGGGATCAAGGGCATATGATTCGGATGGGTCTTTTATCCCATTCGTGTTTGCATCGTTAAATATATAGTATCCATTCGGTGATGTCTCAAACTTCACAGCGTATTTGCCTCCTTCACTCATGGATAATTGCTGGGCATACCTTATATCAGCGGCTATTTTATCAGCGGCACCTGCTATCTTCAAATCTGTTACCCTGCTGAGTCTCGGCACAGCAATAATCGCAAGTATGCTTAAGAATATAACAACGACTATAAGTTCTATTAGGGTAAAACCTCTTGTATCCATTGATTAGATAAATTTTATCATAGTCTTAATAAATGCACAATATATCAAATCCTATTCGGTAGACAACGGACTTTATGTCCGTTGATTTTTTTCTATCCTGTAGATTTTTTTCTAAATTCAACGAGGGTAAACCTCGTTGTCTACCAAAAATTTGACAGACAATTTAATCCCTCTTTGATATAATATGCAGTGATATGAAAAGAATAAGGTTAACAGAAAAGGTAAGGGCAGCAGGTTGAGCTGGTAAGGTAGGTCCGTCGGACCTCGAAGAGATATTAAAAGAACTGAGGCAACCCTCTGACCCATGTGTGATTCTCGGTCCTGGAGATGATGCGGGTGTATACTGTCTAAATGACTCAGATGCCTTAGTTCAGACAGTAGATATTATTACGCCAGTTGTTGATGACCCCTATACCTTTGGTGCGATCAGTGCCGTTAACTCGATGAGCGATATATACGCAATGGGTGGAAGACCTATCTCCGCTCTTGCTATTGCTGGATTTTCTTCGTGTGATTATGAGCCATGGGTGTTGAAGGAGATACTGCATGGGGCAGTGGATAAACTCACAGAGGCTGGTGCGAGCCTCATCGGAGGTCACAGCATAGAGGATAAGGAACTCAAGTTCGGTCTATCAGTAACAGGTCTTATCCAGAAAGACCATATCCTCAAACTGACAGGGGCAGAGGCCCAAGACATATTAATCCTCACCAAACCACTCGGTTTCGGGATTCTTACAACTGCTCTTAAAGGTCAAGTTCTTTCAGAAGAGGATATTAATGATGCCATTAAGTGGATGCAGACATCGAATTCTACAGCCTCTATGATTGCTGTGGAGGTTATCGCCCATGCGGTAACAGACATAACAGGATTCGGACTCATGGGACATGCTTTAAATATGGTGAGGGATTCCCGTGTAGATTTCATTATACATAAAAACAGATTGCCTGTGCTCAGTCAGGTAAGGGATATGGTAAATCGTGGTATGGTTCCTCAAGGGGCGTATAATAATTTCGAGTATGTCAAACCGTCTGTGGACTTCCCTGAATCTTTCTCAGAGGAAGATGCCCTCATACTCTGTGACCCACAGACATCAGGAGGACTGCTCATTGCTATCCCAGAGGGTTCTTTGGATAGATTCCAAAAGCTTGCCAAAGAGAAAGGCGTTTCCTTCTGGATTATTGGAAAGGTTGTTGAAGGGAATTCGAGGATTAAAGTAGTTTAAAAGGTCCTCTCCATTTCAAAGGCATCCTTTATGAGCTCAATCTTATGACCTTTGCTATTCTGTGTCTCTGTGATTGAGATAACATCAAATCTACAGGGTGTATCCTTTATCCTTTTTCTCGCAAGAAAGTGTAAGGCTGATTTCGTTAACCTCAGTCGTTTTTTTGAGTCCACAGAAATTTCTGGGGGACCGAACTCCTCTGACCTTCTATACTTGACCTCGATAAATGATATTGTCCCTTTATCGAGTGCTACAATATCTATCTCTCCGTAAGGGCTTTTATAATTCTTTTCGATTATTCTGTATCCACGCTTTTTAAGGTATTTCTCTGCTACATCTTCTCCACTTTTGCCTATGAATATAGTCGAGAGTTTCACAGTACCTCCGAGATTACGGGGACAGTCTGAGACAGTCCCCTTCAATTATTATTTGCTATCAATATTGTAGCCCCTTTTTAGTTTATGCTGGCAGCGGCTTCTTCACCTTCTTAGTTTTCCAGATTATCCACATGAATGACACAGCAACAAGTCCGAAAAACATTAAGGCTACGAAATACGAACTCTCCACTATATAAACAAATCCTACAATATAGCTTATTAAAAATAGAATTCGTTCGAATATATTCAGTTTTCTAAGAAAGAAATTAAAAATAACCGCCGAAAGAAGATATATTAATAAAATTGAAACCAAAGTCCAGTAAATCATTGCCAATGATATATTAGGAAAATCAAGAAGTTCCTTGTGATAAACATAAATAAAAGGAACAATATATGTAGGTGTCACAATTTTCAACGCAGTTATGCTGGTTTTTACAAAACCTGCATTAGCAAGTTTACTGGCTGCCAGCGAAGCGACAGCGACCGGGGGAGTTAAAGATGAGAAGATCGCAAAGTACATAATAAAAAAATGAGCCGCTAAGCCTTTGAACCCTGCTTCTGCCATAGATGGTATTAGAAGCAAGGCGACCATTAAATAGGCAACGGGTGTCGGTAATCCCATACCCCCAATAAGTGAAAGAATCATACAGGCAAAAAGGATAAACAGTGCACTTTCCGGAAATAACTTCGCCAAAAAAACACCCACCGAACCAGTTAAGTTTGTGGTCGTTGCCATCTGTGCGATAGGACCGATCGCAATGAGGAGCAGACTCAGCGTTACTACGATTTCATAGCCATTTTCAAAGGCTTCCATAAAGTTTTTAAACTTAGGTCGAAACCTTTTAGATCGAAAGAACATTGTTATCAATACAAAAACTGAACCTATAATACCAGCTATACCTGGTGAGATGTAGAGTAAAAGTAACACCAAAACCACACTAAAGGCGATGAGAAAGGTAGGAAGAAGATTGTAAATAGCGCCCTTGTCAATAGGTTCATTTAGATATCCATATCCTCGTACCTTCGCTATATGCAGGATGGCGATCGTCACTCCAAGCAGATTTAGTATGGCGGGTAATACAGCAGCCAATGCCACCTTTACATATGGAATACTGAGAAATACTGCGATTATGAATGCCGACAATCCCATAATAGGGGGCATAATTTGTCCATTATTTGAGGCAGTAGCTTCGATGGCTCCTGCAAATTCAGGCTCGAACCCCTTTTTCTTCATCATGGGTATGGTTAACTGTCCTGTGAGCATAACGTTGGAAACGGCGTACCCCATTACCGTTCCTGTCATGCCACTGCCAATGATTGCAGGGAATGCCGCTCCTCCTTTGATGCGGTTTCCCACGACTTTTCCCATCTCTATCACGAGGGGAAGCATCCCAGTTCCAAACAGCAAAGTCGCAAATAAGACCAGGAAGTACACCTGATCTGCAGCAATTGGCACCATCCAGAATAGGCCTCCGATTGTGTCCATACCCAGATAACTCATCACGAATTTAATCTTCAATGGCGCATGTGTAAATGGAGGTGGGAGGAGATGACCCCAGAAAAAATAAGCTACTGAAATTGCAATAACTATACTGAGGACTCCACCCCAGTGAAACCAGTTTAAAAGTATGAGCGATATAATTAGAAACCATCCCACTACGAGATCCTGGTCTGTAATAAAGGGGGCGATTTCCTCAAGGCGGGTCGCATTGAAAGCGAGGTATGTGACTGTTAAAATAGCAATGATTGAAGCGATGATTACAAAGGACAATTGAAACCAAAACCGAAAGCCGACACCTAATTTTTCGTTACTCAGTGCTGCTTTTAGAGCTAGTAATCCGGAGAGCACCACAATCCCTAAAATGAACATGGACTGATAAAATCCAATATCTTGAGGATAAAAAGCGCTTCCTAACATATAAAATGTAAAAATCGTTCCCAATAACAAGATTAATTTGCGGGTAAAAAAAAGAACCTTCTCTTTCATTATTTACTCACCCTATCATAATATTCATAATATTGTTCATTTAATGAACTATATTAGTTAAGTGA
Proteins encoded in this window:
- a CDS encoding prepilin-type N-terminal cleavage/methylation domain-containing protein, which produces MNNNRGFTLIELVILIIILGIIASISALMIAELVRSYTTGRDISESQVHGQTALERIARELREIRADDNPSPLPSRIPVITTFTVTTLEFRSSNISNPPDDSQGDLISFSWSGNAGDPLVFTLNGTSSNLATNVQSLQFKYYDIDGNETSTVNQIAYIEVALKVGNNDAKTRIFIRDLF
- a CDS encoding prepilin-type N-terminal cleavage/methylation domain-containing protein, with amino-acid sequence MNNEKGFSLIEMIITVIIVGIVATGFYMMFMTGLSKGADPVQIAQAVEFAQQRIERLIAMKMRLGYTDIALNVGEGTWTALPSPYEKFEEKIDIAYVDSNLVNPTYSGSDTGYKLIQVTVRWGGSYNVRLVAVVTDS
- a CDS encoding GspH/FimT family pseudopilin, with amino-acid sequence MDTRGFTLIELIVVVIFLSILAIIAVPRLSRVTDLKIAGAADKIAADIRYAQQLSMSEGGKYAVKFETSPNGYYIFNDANTNGIKDPSESYALDPQTNDSMIINLNTGVFDGITVDTAGYVRFDSKGVPNSSLTVTLNGGKKSINVVSQTGMVYVQ
- a CDS encoding YraN family protein, with translation MKLSTIFIGKSGEDVAEKYLKKRGYRIIEKNYKSPYGEIDIVALDKGTISFIEVKYRRSEEFGPPEISVDSKKRLRLTKSALHFLARKRIKDTPCRFDVISITETQNSKGHKIELIKDAFEMERTF
- a CDS encoding TRAP transporter fused permease subunit, giving the protein MKEKVLFFTRKLILLLGTIFTFYMLGSAFYPQDIGFYQSMFILGIVVLSGLLALKAALSNEKLGVGFRFWFQLSFVIIASIIAILTVTYLAFNATRLEEIAPFITDQDLVVGWFLIISLILLNWFHWGGVLSIVIAISVAYFFWGHLLPPPFTHAPLKIKFVMSYLGMDTIGGLFWMVPIAADQVYFLVLFATLLFGTGMLPLVIEMGKVVGNRIKGGAAFPAIIGSGMTGTVMGYAVSNVMLTGQLTIPMMKKKGFEPEFAGAIEATASNNGQIMPPIMGLSAFIIAVFLSIPYVKVALAAVLPAILNLLGVTIAILHIAKVRGYGYLNEPIDKGAIYNLLPTFLIAFSVVLVLLLLYISPGIAGIIGSVFVLITMFFRSKRFRPKFKNFMEAFENGYEIVVTLSLLLIAIGPIAQMATTTNLTGSVGVFLAKLFPESALFILFACMILSLIGGMGLPTPVAYLMVALLLIPSMAEAGFKGLAAHFFIMYFAIFSSLTPPVAVASLAASKLANAGFVKTSITALKIVTPTYIVPFIYVYHKELLDFPNISLAMIYWTLVSILLIYLLSAVIFNFFLRKLNIFERILFLISYIVGFVYIVESSYFVALMFFGLVAVSFMWIIWKTKKVKKPLPA